The sequence AACCAATTCTGAATGAATTGCTGAATTTGGTTATCATCAAAATCTGCCATTGTGACATCACTAAAGCGGCGAAAACTACTGCGATAAGCCGCAATGCGACAGGATGCAATAAAGCGATTTTTTTTGTAAGTCTCAACAAAATCTTCAATGTGACTAATGACATTGGTTAATTTTTTTGTTGGCACTTCATCCAAACCATCCAACAAAATTAGTAACTTGCCTTCCTTTAAGGCTTGAGTTGTAAATTCTTCGGGTTGAGGAACTTCACAATTACTAAATTCTTTGACAATAAAATTTTCTATATTGATATCTCTATGTTGAAATCTTTTCAACTCTATAAATACAGGGATACAGTCGTGCTTAAATCCTCCATCTTGACCTTTGAGTGCTTCTAATCCCATCTTTCGCAAAAACGTAGATTTACCAGCACCAGGGGCACCAAGCACCATCAGATATTGTTTTTTATTAGCAACTATAATTCCCTCTTGTTTACCTTTATCTTGAGATTTAAACCTGCGCCTACTACCTTGGCGATAAAATTGTTCTAAATTTTCGATAGATTCAAAACTACGGATGGCTTCATTACCTAAAAATTTAACTCCTGTATAAACCCATTCCAGCTTTATAGGTTCACGCATTCCTAAAACTTTAAGAGTGCCGTTTCGGTTTTCATAATAAGGTTTAACCTTTTCGCGTACCTCTGGCACCAAGACTTCTATTTTTATTTCTTTTTCTGGGTTATCAGATTGGCTAACTGATAAGGTTAGTGGTACAGAATTTTCTTTAGACTTGTGCAAGCTGCGTTGATAGCGTTCTAATGCTTCTCGGAAATTACTTTTACTGACTTTTTCACCCAATGCATCTGTAAGAAGTTTCCATAATTTGTTGCCTTCGTTTTTAACGTGTTGAGAATCATAACCGATAGCTTTAGCTATTTCGTCATAGGTTTTATTGTCCCAACATTCCCGAAGTATACGCTTTCGTGTATCAGCTAAGTACTTACCTGTCTTAGTAAATACCACTTCATCAGCTAACTCTAGGACTTCTTCTAAATTCATTGGTCAGTTAAGTAAATATTTTTGCAGCTAAAAACTTTGGCGTTGCAGATTCATAAGATGATTTAGCTTAATTTTGAATGAAATACTAATAGTTTCAAAGCTAATTTGTAAAGTAAAATGCTTACTTTGTAAGGGTTTCAGGAATTTGAGCTAATACAGAAGTTTTTCGCTGAAACTTATACCTGGTAATGAGTTGAGCCTCCTTAAGATTTTCGGCGTTGCATAATCGCGGTATGAATCATTGAGGAATCGGAACATCCCAAAATCGGAGATAATAAAGTAACAATCGAATTGAATACCTCAGCATTTGTACTGATTTGGAATAACATAGCGTTTTACGATGCAATCGAGCGAGATAGTGGCGCAGTCGGGTGTTTTCCCCCTCAACTCGTGTCATGTAAGTCTTGCTAACAATCTGGTCGCCTTCAGGAATAAAGCCTGGATAGACCAACCATCCATCCGTGACATAAAAATAGCATTGCCAAGTACCCACAATATCCCATAACGGTCGAAAAGTCTCGGCGCTATGGTCGCCCAAAACCCACGCTAAAATACCTTGTTTGAAGTGATTTACTGCTGTCCAAAGCCAGATTTTGTTTTTTTTGAGCCGACGAAAGTTTCTAGCTCATCAAGTTCGCCAACTTCTGGAATTGTCTCTGGATCATAGGTCTCAGGTAGCAGTTCTCCCACAAGTTTTACCCAAGTAATCAATGTTGTGTGATGAACGCCTTTGACCCGTTCGATGGCGCGAAATCCCATACCATTAACGTACATTTTTAGGCATTCCCGCTTCACTTCATCACTGTATCCCTGGGGCGGTTCATAGCGATCAATGAATTGGCGATTACAATCACAACAAATGTGATTTTGTTTACCTCTTTTCTTGCCATTTTTACGGGTGTGAGACGACCCACAACGTGGACATTCCATCAAGTTACACCTCAATTCATACTGCCATTATGCAACGCCAGATTTTCTTTACGAATCATCTCTCAGCCTCTAGTTCATCCCGCATTTATATAATGCCAAAACTTTTTCGGTAATTATAACTGACTTTTTCGTAATTTTGGCTGACTTTATAGTAACGACAAGGGTTTGAGGGTTTTGGCAGAATGATGACATCCTGATTGCAGGAAAAAGCCTGGAGTCACCCAGGCGAAGTTCAATTATATTCACTCCCATCATACCCATGAACACTAACAAAACTAAAAAGTCTGGAAGTTCCAACGAGGTTTTCAAGTTTGACCATCTATTCTCTCGCCTATCAAAATGGACAGCTTATGGGATTGGCTTATATGCTGCTTTTACTCTTACGGTGCAGCAAAACCCGCAAGGTGTTCACTTGATACCTTTGGCTGAAATTTTTGTTCAAGCTGCCAAAATAGAGGTAGTGGAGCAAAAGAAAAATGGTCAACCTGGCGATCGCCCAAATCACTCAAACAAAAAGCAGTAACTAGCTCATAAAAAACTGAGAGTCACTTGATATCAGGTGACTTTTTTGAACCACATCAAGCCGCCCAATTCCTACACAATCACTCTGCTTGTTGTAGAACCGTCACCGTCGCTTTCTCCTGCTTATCTGGTGAATAACCATATTTCCGCAGCAGGCGTTTAACTAACCTCCACAGATTCGCTTTGACACTTTCTTTCACAGTTCAGCCAATGGTGACATTGTTGGGGATAGTTTGCACTAAATCACGGGCGATCGCCTGAAGTATTTTATATTTTATCCCTCTGGAAAATGACAAAAATGCCCATTTTAGACAAATTTTGCCCAAAAATCAGCTAAATGTATTGACAAAAGATAATGGTTATCAGTTAACCTAGACAAGGTTAAGAGAATCTAAAGTCCTATTGGGTATGTCCGGACTGTCAATCAGGTACTATCTGCCAAGGTGCTTATTATTGTGCTGCAAAATCGAAAAATTAAACAGCTTCCAGTAATTCTACAGCCGCTACTGGTTCAGGATTGCGATTGTGATTTGCAAAGGAATCAGCAATTAAATGTAATACTTCAGCTTTTTGTTCTGGGGGCGCTTGAGCAATAAGCGATCGCAAATCAACCTTATTTGTATCGACTTCTGCTAGTTGAAATAACAGGTAATTTCTAGCATCAGTTGGTAACCCCGCTAGTATCTTTTCTAGGCTATCGGAATAAATTCTCTGATTCCCTCGCCTAAACCCACTAATCATTTGCTGAGAAACTCCAGTCTTCTCAGATAGCCATTTCGCACTAATGCTGAACTTGTCGAGGGTTTTATCCAAAGCCTGTGAAAAATTCATCGGTTAATTATGTCTTGACTGAATTTTGTAGTATGATATTTAGTTATGACTGAATCATGAATAGAGAATTTACCTACCATTGCTTACTAGTGTAATCCCATTAAATCAGTGATGGAGATAAAAGTTTGGTAATATGCGAACTTTTTTATAAATTCTCAAATAAGAAAGTTTCACTCCGGTTTTCGTAAACCGAAGCGAACAAAAAGTTTTGTTAATTAATCTTAGTTACTGCATTATGACGCAAAGCACTACCAAAGTTCAAGAGAAATTTTACCCATCACAGCATGAGGAACGGTTGAGGACACATCAGGAGTTGAGGATAACCCAAGTCACCTGCTCTGAGTTTGAGATTAACTCAACTTTCTTTGAGGTGCAACTATGAATCAACTTAAAAAGGACAAAGCACCTCTGTTTTACCAGTTAACAAATGAAGAATGGGTAGAAACTGTGAAGGATTTAACTGGGGCTGAAATCAAAGTCCTTTACTATCTGCGCTCTTTAGACCCTTTTGGCGATCGTGAGCTTGATTGCAGTGTTACTCAGATAGCAATAAAGCTAGGACTGTCTAAGGGAGCGGTTTCCAAAGCACTAAAAAGACTAGACCAAATGGGTCTTATTGCAGTGGAATTAGTGCGGGTCAAGGTTCGGATTAAAACGGGCAACAATAACGTTACAGAGTTTCCCAAAGAAAACAGTGTTTCCTATAGGAAACGTAAATTGCCTATAGGAAACGATAGTTTACCAGAGGAAACAGAGGTTTCTTATAGTGAACAGCCGTTGCCTATAAGAAACAACCAAGAGCCAGAAGTTTTGCCAGATGAGGATTTCAGCACCTCTAAGACTATTAAGACTTATTCAGACTTTATAAAGACTCTCTCAGAAGAGGAGCGAGCGAAGTTTTTGGAATTTTGTCAGGAGAAAACAAAGAATCTCAGTCAGGAAGTGAATGACATTGAGGCATGGTTAGCACATAAGAATAAAGCTGGAGCAAATAGGTGGGAGGTTTATTACGAAAAATTTGTGTTGGCTTCTCAACAAAAGAAAAATCAGTCAGAGCAGGAGAAAAACGAATTAGATAAGAGAGAAAGTGCTAGAAGACAATTTGCAGAATGGCAGCGAGAATTGGAAGAAAGCCGTTTGCGTGGTAGAAAGTCTGGTCAGGAGCAAGCCCAAAATCAATCATCAGGAGGTGAAACATGACAGACAATTTACCTCCACAGAATATTGAAGCGGAAGAAGCTATTTTGGGCGGGATAATGCTCGATCCACAAGCAATTAGCAGAGTGAGTGATCGCTTAGTACCGGAAGCTTTTTATATCAGTGCCCATAAAGATATCTACCAATCAACCCTGCGCCTACATCAACAAGGTAAGCCCACAGATTTACTTTCAGTTACAAGTTGGTTGACAGACCAAGATTTACTTGCCCGAATTGGTGGTAGAAACAAACTTGCATACCTGGTTAACTGTACTGTTTCCGCAGTCAACATCGATGCTTTAGCAGAATTAGTCATGGACAAATATCTGCGACGGCGGTTGATTCGTGTGGGCAATGAAATTGTAGAACTTGCTTATCAGCAAGAAGCGGAACTGCCAACTATTTTAGACCGTTCAGAACAGAAACTATATCAGGTTTCCAACCAAAAGTTTTCTACCAATACCGAACATAACAGTACAATCACTGCTGTGGCATATAGTGATTTAGAAAATACTAACCCCATTTACCCAACTGGATTTTATGACCTAGATGAGCTAATTGTTGGCTTTGAAGGTGGGACATTGACTTTGGTTGCTGGTAGACCATCAATGGGCAAGTCCGCGATCGCCATGAACTTGGCATTGCAAATCATGTTACTTCATAAATTGCCCGTGGCTGTCTTTTCCCTGGAAATGACTAAAAAGCAGTTGGAATATAGGTTGTGGAGGATTCGTGACAAGTTAAGGTTTTTGAGGTTTTGTCAAGAGCAGTATAGAGGGACTCAAAAAGCTGAGAAACTAGTAATAGTGCATCTTTTGGTTCAAAATCATGCCAACCAAAAAACCGAGAAACCCTGACCATGTTCGTCGTCGAAACACCCCACTTGCGGATAATGAAGCAATAAGCGAACACTTAAAAAATTTGCTGAGTCCAGCAATATACGCTCAAAGTGCCTATTATCGAAGCCTTGGATTACGCGACCGTATACTTAATCTGTCATTAATGGTTGCAGCGATGTTAACTGTGATTTGGCGGCAAGTAGCATCAGTACATGAACTAACTCGAATGTTGGAGCAGGAGGAATTGTTATGGGGTAAAGCTGTTAAAGTATCACAGCAGGGGTTGTCACAGAGGTTTCTCAGTTTTCCAGCAGAACTATTTGAACGAGTGTTTCACGATTTGTTACCATTGTTGAAATCGCGTTGGCTTCTTCGCGAAAAACGAACCCTACCAGCAGCAGTCAAATATGCCAAGAAGCATTTTGTGAATATATGGATTGCGGACGGGTCAACACTCGAAGCTTTATTTCGTAAATTAGATAGTTTAAAAGATGTTCCACAAGGTAAGTTAGCCGGCAAAATATGTACAGTGATTGATTTGTTAACACGATTACCCGTACAAGTTTGGTTTCATACTAATCCCTTAGCACATGATACTAATTTTCTCGATGATTTAATTAATATTGCTAGTGCTAAAACCTTGCTAGTTCTCGACCGTGGCTTTTATGATTTTGGTTTTTTCTTGCGCTTGATTGCCAAACAGGTTGATTTTATTACTCGCATCAAATCAAATGCAGTATTTGATGTTGAGCGAATTTTCAGCTACGACTACACACTTCGAGACCGGATAATTTCCTTCAACACAGAGGATAAACACCAAAAAATATTACGTTTACGTCTCATTGAAGTCAAGCAAGGCAAGACTTGGTATGCCTATGTTACTTCAGTTTTAGATCCTCAAATTCTTCCACCTTATGTCGTTGCCGATCTTTATGCGAAACGATGGAGAATCGAAGAGGCATTTAATACTGCCAAACGCTTGCTGGGGTTAAGTTATCTCTGGACAGGTTCTGTCAATGGTGTCAAGCTTCAAGTTTGGGCAACTTGGTTATTTTATGCAGTTTTAATCGACCTTGCAGATGCTGTTGCTGATGAAATAGCCCTCCCGTTTGAACGCATTTCTTTAGAGATGATTTTTCGTGGGCTTTACCATTTTAATCATGCTTATAACAAGGGTCGAGCAACCGATCCAGTTTTATTTTTTGCTGCTCCAGAGAACAAAAACCTTGATGTTGTTAAGACAATACGAAAAGAGCCTCAAACCCTTGACTTATCGCCTTTTCCTTTACCCTTGACAATTCCTGCTTTTCCTTAACTTGTTACTAATCGTTGTGGAGTTTAATTAGTAATTTTGGACAGTACTTTGGTTGTAACTTAAATTCCTTTAGAAGCGATCGCATTCGTAGACATCGAGCCGGACTAGAACCTTTAGCTAGTTGGGAATTTGAGAACATAGCAAAAATTGTTGGTATTGCTTCAGAACTGCCACTGTACATCAATGATGACCGGGGTATCACTGTATCTGGAATTGCTTCTGAATGCCGCCAAATTTTGGCTCGTGAGGGCAAGTTAGGGCTAGTTGTAGTAGATTATCTGCAATTGATGGCAGAGGACAATGGAGGCAATCGGAGTTACGAATTAGGGGATGTTGCCAGGGGATTATACAAGATGGCAGGGGAACTTGATGTTCCGGTATTGGCACTTTCGCAAATCTCCAGGGGAGTTGAGGGTAGGCAAAATAAGCGTCCGATGATGAGCGACCTCAGCCAATCGGGAATCCTAGAAATGGTTGCAGACAACATCATTTTGGCTTACCGGGATGAGTACTACAACTCAGATACCGTTGACCGGGGATTGTTAGAGCTAATTATAGCGAAAGCAAGACATAGCGCAACTGGTACAGCCTCGGTACTGTTCGATAAATCCTACGGAATTATCAAAAACTTGCAGCGATGAGATGAACTCAGATACTTTTGATGCCTCCAAGATTGGTTTAGACAAATGCAATTACTACGACACCTATGCTTATTTAGTGGCATCTGAGCATTTACCGTGGCTGCAAAGCAAACTGGGGGAATACAGACAACTCAACTTGTGGAAATCAATCCCAACGCCCAAAGAGTCCTCAAATACCATTTCCCAGATATTCCCATCCACTCAGACATCCGAGACTATTATCCCCAACCAGGAGAATTTGAACTCATCACCTTGGGTTTCCCCTTCTTTTTTACTACCCCAACTCACATAAGCCGTTTAGTATAAAGAATAACTGATTATTACTAAAAAACTGTATAGTAGATGCTGCTAGAGGATTTGACCAAGGGAGCAACAGTTAAAGGCATATTGCCCAACCAGGTGGTTACAGTTGTTGACGTAAAATGGTTTGGCTCTGATGTCGTTGAATTAACATACAAGGACGCTGGCGGTCGTCCAGGGAACGAACTGCTGTATCACTGCTCGACTAGGGTTAAGAGGCAATCGCGCAAGTGGCATCATTTGTAAGGGTTTCAGGTGTGTTTACGTTTCTTAATATAGTTGGGTTTATTCTCACCGACTTACTTATCCTGAAATTATCTACTCCTGTTTTTGTCTCACCACTTTTATTTACCAGTATATTTACCGCTTCTTTACTGCGGATAATTGGCTGTATTTTTAGGTTAGGTTATTTGGCTCAATCTTAGTAAGTAGAACGGCTTAAATAATTCACGCTATGTCATTGCGAATGAAACGTTCGCGTAGCGTGTCGCTTTGCGACTCAGTGGAATGTTCGCGTAGCGTGCCGTAGGCTCTAGCAATCGCAACGGTTTTGACGATTTTACAATCTGTTACATAGTTAGGTTTATTCTCACCGACTTACTTAACTACTTTTTGGTACAGTGATGCTTTGTTAATTGCTCTTCATCTTTATGTTCCAGATATCGCTCCCCCAATCGCTACATCCAGACTTACCCCTTACGGCTCTTGCTCCAATGCAGGATGTGACAAACCTCTGGTTCATGAAGGTCATCGCCCACTATGGTAGTCCTGACTACTTCTTCACCGAGTATTTCCGTGTGCATGATACTTCACGGCTCAATCGTAGCATTTTGGCAGCAATCACCGAAAACGATACGGGGCGACCTGTTTTTGCTCAAATGATTGGCGAAAGCATTCCCGACTTGGTAAGAACAGCACGGGAACTCTGTCGCTATGACATAGCTGGAGTTGACTTGAATATGGGTTGTCCAGCACCTAGAATCTATCGCAAAAATGTTGGGGGTGGATTACTGCGAGAACCTGAAAAAGTGGATCGGATTTTAGGAGAACTACGTTCTACAGTGAACGATCGACCTTTGACCGTCAAGATGCGCGTAGGTTTTGAAAATACAGATAACTTTTACGAAATTTTAGATATCATCAATTGCCACAGCATTGATTTACTAAGTTTGCATGGTCGCACGGTGAAAGATATGTATCACGGAGAAGTGAAGTATAATTTGATTGCTGAAGCGGTCAGGCGGGTTGATTGTCCAGTTCTTGCCAATGGCAATATCAACTCTGCCACAATAGCCAAACAAGTGCTTTCTCAAACGGGCGCGGCGGGTGTGATGGTAGGACGTTGGGCGATTGGGAATCCTTGGATTTTTAATCAAATTCGGCAGGCTTTGCGAGGAGAAGCGATCGCACCCGTTCCTTTAGTAGAGGTACGCAACTATATTGATCGTTTATGGCAAACCCCTAATTTGGAAACTATACCAATGAGTTCACGTGTTGGCTACCTGAAAATGTTCCTCAATTACATTGCGGTCTTGGTTGACGCTGAAGGTGATTTTCTGCGGTTGATGCGAAAGACACAAACCGAGGTTGAGTTGCTTAACTTGTGCGATCGCATCCTCCTTGCCGATAGTAACGAAAACTTAGCCAATTCAACTGACTCAAGCTTATAACTCACCGTTCGCCCATTTGAAATCGAGTTAGAAGAAAGCTGAGCGATTGAATCAGGGTTATACGCTTTAATTCAAATGTACTATCGTCCCATTTTTATGTGATAAACCTACGGTCAGCGAAGCTATCGCATGAGTATATTTCATATCATGTTCGGGTAATTAGTTACGATATAAAGTTTGCAGAGTTGTTATATTCCAAAATATCAGCGTTATTTTTATCGTAAGTGTTCAAGCGAACATGATATCAAACATCTGTATGTTTAAACGTCTAGGTTGAAGGCGATAAACCTACGGTCAGCGAAGCATTGCCAGCCTTGATATGCAATATTGTTTTCAAATAACACTACCCCTATCTAAATACTGTTAGCGAAGTTGTATTTGCCTCCGCGCTCAAGCGCACGTTTGTAAGCAGGTCGTGCATGGATGCGCTCAAGAAATCCCTTAATCTTTGGTCGGTTATCTACCTCAGTAGCATTTGTGGCAAGCATTTCCAAGGGAAAGCTCATTTGAATATCGGCGGCGGTGAATTCCTCACTCACGAACCATGTATTATTGCTGAGTTCGCTTTCGATGTAATCAAAATGAAGCTGAATCTGGGGTGCTATGAATGCGCTCATTGCGTCACTATCTCCTATGCCAAAATTCTCGAAGATAAGCTTGAGTAGCAGTGGTGGCATTGCCGAACCTTCAGCATAGTGCAGCCAATAAGTATAGCGCAGATGTTCTGGTATACTGGGTGCTGGTATTAACCGACCGTTGCCGTAGGTATTCACTAAGTATTCTACAATAGCACCTGACTCGGCAATTGTAAGGTCTGCATCTGTAATTACAGGTGACTTACCGAGTGGATGAACTTGACGCAGCGATGCTGGTGCTAACATCGTTTTTGGATCTCGTTCGTAGTATTTCAGTTCGTACTCAATACCTAATTCTTCAAGTAGCCATAGCACGCGCTGCGATCGCGAGTTGTTGAGATGATGGACAACGATCATAAAATGTTTTCCTAGAAGTAAATTCTTTGTGACTTTTTAATCTCTCGACTAATTTTCAACTAATTTAGCTGATATCCTATCCCTCTGAAGGCTGGAATGTAAGTGATTACAGGGCTTAATCTCCAGTTGTAAATGCCAAATCTATCGGCTACGTGTTCCCCATAGGTCAATGTAAGTGATTACAGGGCTTAATCTCCAGTTGTAAATACTCAAACCCGCAAATTATTAGACTTGTTGCAAAAGTCGAAAAGTTGTGGATATCATTCTGTATCTTGCGGCTTAAGTAGGTCGGTGTGAAAATTTCAATGTATGTCATTGTGAATTAAACGTAAGCTTCGCTATACTGCGTAAACGCGTAGCGTGTCGCTTTGCGACTCAGTGAAATGAAGCAACCGCAACGGTTTTGTCAACTTTACATTCTGTTACATAGTTAGGTTTATTTTCATCGACTTACTTACTGTAGGGTATACAACGCAGTGTACAAAGAATCTCAAGAGATATTTCCTTTCGCTCAACATGAAATTTCAAGCATTTCTGCAAGAAGTCTATTGATGCGATCGCACCGTGAGCTTGCTTTGTTTCTAGAATTGTTTCTTGCATTAACGAACTGAGTATGGGAACAAGACCAGCGATCGCGTCAGCTAAGCGTAGCTTTATCGCATTCCTTACCCTCGGTGCTACCCGTAAATTTCAGCTGCGTCCAAACAACGCCGGGAAACCCACAGATTTTTGGTTAGAACATGGCAGTTTATTGCTAATGCAGGGATACCAAGAAGGTTGGGTACACCAAGTACCGAAAACCTCAAAACTTATAGGTGAGCGTATTAACCTGACTTTTCGCCCCCACGTTAATGGCAAAACTAAAGACTATGATTAAATAGCACTGTTATGCTAATAATTCACCAAATGTCCGCGATACAAAAGCTACTAGAGGAAAAAAACTGGAATATCTCACAGCTTGCTGTAGCCTATGGAAAAGCTGAATCTCCAGGGATTTCCGATGAGGAAGCTATAAAAAAATATGGCTCAATCATGAGAAAAGTAGTAAAAAATCCAGAGGATACCAAACACAAAATCGTTCAGAAGGTGGTAGAAATCCTCGGTGGTAGGCTAGTGGTAAAAATTGATAGAACAGATGAACTACCACTCTAGGTAAATCGTCTAATTTCCAATATTCCACTTCCCCGGTTGTTTCATCTAAATTGTCACAAAAACTATAAACTCATGGTATTCAAAATCGGATTTTTTGTAAACCTTAAGTGTACAATAATGAGTATAAATAGTAAGGATAAGCTGATGATTTCCTTAAAGTATGTAGACAAGCTGAAATGGAGTCCGGAGCTAGGTAAGCGCCTACAGGAATTACGTGGTGATATAAGTATGCGAGCCTTAGCAGAAAAGGTTAGTAGCC is a genomic window of Calothrix sp. 336/3 containing:
- a CDS encoding helix-turn-helix domain-containing protein — translated: MNQLKKDKAPLFYQLTNEEWVETVKDLTGAEIKVLYYLRSLDPFGDRELDCSVTQIAIKLGLSKGAVSKALKRLDQMGLIAVELVRVKVRIKTGNNNVTEFPKENSVSYRKRKLPIGNDSLPEETEVSYSEQPLPIRNNQEPEVLPDEDFSTSKTIKTYSDFIKTLSEEERAKFLEFCQEKTKNLSQEVNDIEAWLAHKNKAGANRWEVYYEKFVLASQQKKNQSEQEKNELDKRESARRQFAEWQRELEESRLRGRKSGQEQAQNQSSGGET
- a CDS encoding IS4 family transposase, with amino-acid sequence MPTKKPRNPDHVRRRNTPLADNEAISEHLKNLLSPAIYAQSAYYRSLGLRDRILNLSLMVAAMLTVIWRQVASVHELTRMLEQEELLWGKAVKVSQQGLSQRFLSFPAELFERVFHDLLPLLKSRWLLREKRTLPAAVKYAKKHFVNIWIADGSTLEALFRKLDSLKDVPQGKLAGKICTVIDLLTRLPVQVWFHTNPLAHDTNFLDDLINIASAKTLLVLDRGFYDFGFFLRLIAKQVDFITRIKSNAVFDVERIFSYDYTLRDRIISFNTEDKHQKILRLRLIEVKQGKTWYAYVTSVLDPQILPPYVVADLYAKRWRIEEAFNTAKRLLGLSYLWTGSVNGVKLQVWATWLFYAVLIDLADAVADEIALPFERISLEMIFRGLYHFNHAYNKGRATDPVLFFAAPENKNLDVVKTIRKEPQTLDLSPFPLPLTIPAFP
- a CDS encoding tRNA-dihydrouridine synthase, producing the protein MFQISLPQSLHPDLPLTALAPMQDVTNLWFMKVIAHYGSPDYFFTEYFRVHDTSRLNRSILAAITENDTGRPVFAQMIGESIPDLVRTARELCRYDIAGVDLNMGCPAPRIYRKNVGGGLLREPEKVDRILGELRSTVNDRPLTVKMRVGFENTDNFYEILDIINCHSIDLLSLHGRTVKDMYHGEVKYNLIAEAVRRVDCPVLANGNINSATIAKQVLSQTGAAGVMVGRWAIGNPWIFNQIRQALRGEAIAPVPLVEVRNYIDRLWQTPNLETIPMSSRVGYLKMFLNYIAVLVDAEGDFLRLMRKTQTEVELLNLCDRILLADSNENLANSTDSSL
- a CDS encoding glutathione S-transferase family protein, producing the protein MIVVHHLNNSRSQRVLWLLEELGIEYELKYYERDPKTMLAPASLRQVHPLGKSPVITDADLTIAESGAIVEYLVNTYGNGRLIPAPSIPEHLRYTYWLHYAEGSAMPPLLLKLIFENFGIGDSDAMSAFIAPQIQLHFDYIESELSNNTWFVSEEFTAADIQMSFPLEMLATNATEVDNRPKIKGFLERIHARPAYKRALERGGKYNFANSI
- a CDS encoding alpha-ketoglutarate-dependent dioxygenase AlkB, giving the protein MGTRPAIASAKRSFIAFLTLGATRKFQLRPNNAGKPTDFWLEHGSLLLMQGYQEGWVHQVPKTSKLIGERINLTFRPHVNGKTKDYD